A single window of Plectropomus leopardus isolate mb chromosome 12, YSFRI_Pleo_2.0, whole genome shotgun sequence DNA harbors:
- the mul1a gene encoding mitochondrial ubiquitin ligase activator of nfkb 1-A, whose amino-acid sequence MEGYFVTVTEGVCLGASLALSGVCYYLYRKSRTTLDKLDDAPHFTIDEKLKDILKVTPGACLQYAVIEGAVQPVSEPLTSVFQKEFVGVLQKFMLREHRLVWNSLSRTWTDSERVLHQRINAVPFVLVGSNETAVRVLCPLQASGLYMETTHEKFHQVNYGFGDIIGQYLSGEKLKGQLETEEMLKVGTILTGVGELILETDGTLNLRPPSNGSQYFLSITDFDTLRGEQESTSVLWKALAIAFTLAGAAVLFWVGRRYYLRLKVRWERERERREFERLRTEAPRAGAPITGTENGAEDINSCVICLTQPRNCILLDCGHVCCCHSCYQALPQRRCPICRQDIRRVVPLYHV is encoded by the exons ATGGAAGGATATTTTGTGACGGTGACAGAGGGAGTGTGTCTTGGGGCCAGCCTTGCCCTCTCTGGAGTCTGCTACTATCTCTACAGGAAGAGCCGGACGACACTAGATAAACTTGAT GATGCTCCACACTTCACCATAGATGAAAAACTCAAAGACATTTTGAAAGTTACTCCAGGGGCATGTCTACAGTATGCTGTCATCGAAG GTGCTGTGCAACCAGTGAGTGAGCCTCTGACAAGCGTCTTTCAAAAAGAATTTGTCGGAGTGTTGCAGAAATTCATGTTGAGGGAACACAGGCTGGTGTGGAACAGCCTTTCACGCACTTG GACGGACAGTGAACGAGTCTTGCACCAGAGAATAAATGCAGTACCCTTTGTGTTGGTGGGATCAAATGAGACAGCAGTCAGAGTCCTGTGCCCTCTGCAGGCGTCCGGACTGTACATGGAGACCACCCACGAGAAGTTCCATCAGGTCAATTACGGCTTTGGTGACATCATAGGACAATACCTCAGTGGAGAGAAGCTGAAAGGGCAGCTGGAGACTGAAGAAATGCTCAAA GTGGGCACAATTCTTACCGGTGTGGGCGAGTTGATACTGGAGACAGACGGCACCCTGAATCTCCGACCCCCTTCTAATGGTTCGCAGTACTTTTTGAGCATTACGGATTTTGACACCCTGCGGGGAGAGCAAGAGAGCACGTCAGTTCTGTGGAAGGCGCTGGCCATTGCTTTTACATTGGCGGGGGCAGCAGTCCTTTTCTGGGTCGGTCGACGCTACTACTTGCGACTAAAAGTTCGCTGGGAGCGGGAGCGGGAGAGGAGGGAATTTGAGAGACTGCGGACTGAAGCCCCGAGAGCAGGTGCTCCAATAACAGGCACTGAAAACGGGGCAGAAGACATCAACTCCTGTGTGATTTGCCTCACTCAGCCACGTAACTGTATTCTGTTGGACTGTGGGCACGTGTGCTGCTGCCACAGCTGCTACCAGGCTC
- the alg3 gene encoding dol-P-Man:Man(5)GlcNAc(2)-PP-Dol alpha-1,3-mannosyltransferase: MTVAATSLRLYAAEMAGGVRRKSPGSPSPLWGKLYTLWQDKHLVLFKTEYTLLVVSVLWFLEIGINVWVIQKVAYTEIDWKAYMDEVEGVINGTYDYTELKGDTGPLVYPAGFVYIFTALYYITSHGLNIRLAQYLFAVFYLITLLLVFRIYHRTKKVPPYVFFFVCCASYRIHSIFVLRLFNDPVAMMLLFAAVNLFMDGYWTLGCGLYSLAVSVKMNVLLFAPGLLFLLLSEFGLIRTIPKLALCAAIQFLLGLPFLMENPIGYMSRAFDLGRQFMFKWTVNWRFLPEWLFLNRYFHILLLAAHLLTLLLFALRRWKRPGESIFELLKEPSKRKTPAQKNNVDQIVLILFTSNFIGMCFSRSLHYQFYVWYFHTLPYLLWSGGVKKLAHLLRVLILGLIELSWNTYPSTNSSSAALHVCHLIILLCLWLAPPLPSAQAETQEHTPNKDKRQ; this comes from the exons ATGACAGTTGCGGCCACGTCTCTCCGTCTCTACGCCGCCGAGATGGCAGGAGGTGTGCGGAGAAAGTCTCCCGGTTCCCCGTCCCCACTGTGGGGAAAACTTTACACACTGTGGCAGGACAAACATTTGGTCCTGTTCAAGACGGAGTACACGTTACTGGTCGTTTCAGTGTTGTGGTTCCTGGAGATCGGGATCAATGTGTGGGTCATACAGAAAGTAGCGT ACACCGAGATCGACTGGAAAGCCTACATGGATGAAGTAGAGGGAGTCATCAATGGTACCTATGACTACACCGAGCTTAAAGGAGACACCGGCCCCTTGGT GTACCCGGCTGGCTTTGTCTACATCTTCACAGCTCTGTACTACATCACAAGCCACGGGCTGAACATCCGTCTGGCCCAGTACCTTTTCGCTGTTTTCTACCTCATCACACTGCTGCTCGTCTTCAGGATATACCATCGCACTAAGAAG GTTCCTCCCTATGTGTTCTTCTTTGTGTGCTGTGCTTCTTATCGTATCCACTCCATCTTTGTGCTGCGTCTCTTTAACGATCCGGTGgccatgatgctgctgtttgcaGCTGTCAACCTCTTCATGGACGGATACTGGACTCTGGGCTGCGGTCTTTACAG TTTAGCAGtgtctgtgaaaatgaatgTGCTTCTTTTTGCTCCGGGACTacttttcctcctcctgtctgaGTTTGGTCTCATCAGAACAATCCCTAAACTTGCTCTTTGTGCAGCCATACAG TTTTTGCTTGGTCTGCCTTTCCTCATGGAGAATCCCATCGGTTATATGAGCCGGGCGTTTGATCTTGGTCGTCAGTTTATGTTCAAGTGGACGGTCAACTGGCGCTTCCTGCCAGAATGGCTCTTCTTGAATCGGTACTTCCACATACTCCTGCTGGCTGCCCACCTGCTTACCCTGCTGCTCTTTGCTCTCCGCCGTTGGAAGAG GCCAGGAGAAAGCATCTTTGAACTCCTCAAGGAGCCCAGCAAGAGGAAAACCCCCGCTCAAAAAAACAACGTTGATC AGATAGTGCTGATTCTGTTCACCTCTAACTTCATTGGCATGTGCTTCAGTCGTTCGTTGCACTACCAGTTCTACGTCTGGTACTTCCACACGCTGCCCTACCTGCTCTGGAGTGGAGGAGTCAAGAAGCTGGCCCACCTGCTCAG GGTCCTGATCCTGGGTCTGATCGAGCTTTCATGGAACACCTACCCCTCCACTAACAGCAGCTCAGCTGCGCTCCACGTCTGTCACCTCATcatcctcctctgtctgtggcTGGCTCCACCGCTACCTTCAGCCCAGGCAgaaacacaagaacacacacccAACAAGGACAAACGCCAGTGA